A stretch of Triticum aestivum cultivar Chinese Spring chromosome 1D, IWGSC CS RefSeq v2.1, whole genome shotgun sequence DNA encodes these proteins:
- the LOC123182832 gene encoding uncharacterized protein: protein MERESRKNYQTRGSARGGGGGGAGGGTAAERDLLLQWGNRKRLRCVKVQRRDVEAAATAAAEKAAVGQRRAAAAAAAAAATAAAQHHPPGHAHHRAIRNPEESGAMRPPSQQPQNNTLRTVTSPVRERSAKGNNDNNAVPPTSLDDKKGSSSGSEGSIWPNFAVSLTNKEKEEDFLVFKGSKLPQRPKKRVKAIQRTVNFVCPGTWLCDLTLERYEVREKKVSKKRPRGLKAMHDMDSESEE from the exons ATGGAGAGGGAGTCGAGGAAGAACTACCAGACGCGAGGCtccgcgcgcggcggcggcggcgggggcgctggcggcggcacggcggcggagcgcgacctgctgctGCAGTGGGGAAACCGGAAGCGCCTGCGCTGCGTCAAGGTGCAGCGCCGCGACGTCgaggccgcggccacggcggccgcCGAGAAGGCCGCGGTAGGacagcgccgcgccgccgccgccgctgccgctgccgcagcCACGGCGGCCGCGCAGCACCACCCGCCCGGCCACGCCCACCACCGCGCCATCAG GAATCCTGAGGAGTCTGGAGCAATGAGGCCGCCATCACAGCAGCCGCAGAACAACACGCTCCGCACGGTTACATCCCCAGTCAGGGAGCGCTCTGCAAAGGGAAACAACGACAACAACGCGGTGCCTCCGACCTCTCTCGATGACAAGAAGGGCTCGTCGTCTGGGAGTGAAGGCTCAATCTGGCCCAACTTTGCAGTCTCCCTGACGAACAAAGAGAAGGAAGAAGACTTCTTGGTGTTCAAGGGGTCCAAGCTGCCTCAGAGGCCCAAGAAGAGAGTCAAAGCCATCCAGAGGACTGTCAAT TTTGTATGCCCTGGAACGTGGCTATGCGACCTGACTCTGGAAAGATACGAAGTACGAGAGAAGAAGGTCTCCAAGAAG CGCCCCAGGGGACTGAAAGCGATGCACGACATGGACAGCGAGTCGGAAGAGTAA